A region from the Cryptosporangium arvum DSM 44712 genome encodes:
- a CDS encoding SDR family NAD(P)-dependent oxidoreductase: protein MSTTLTGTTALVTGASGGIGAATALSLAAQGANVALVARRKDRLDELAERIRTAGGTALVIEADLTDQTRAAAAVEQTVQAFGGLNILINNAGVMLLGPAESAPLDEWDRMLAINIQGLLYTTHAALPHLLDAAASERASADIVNVGSLAGRVPIAGSAVYSLTKTGLNAFTEALRQEVTGRHVRVSLIEPGPVATELFTHIRPEILAAGQQAFANATLLHAEDIADTITYVVTRPARVVMSEILVRPDGSQW from the coding sequence ATGAGCACTACCCTGACCGGCACCACCGCCCTGGTCACCGGCGCCAGCGGCGGCATCGGAGCCGCCACCGCCCTCTCACTCGCCGCCCAGGGCGCGAACGTCGCCCTGGTCGCCCGCCGCAAAGACCGTCTCGACGAGCTGGCCGAACGCATCCGCACCGCGGGCGGCACCGCACTGGTCATCGAAGCCGACCTCACCGACCAGACTCGGGCCGCTGCCGCGGTCGAGCAGACCGTGCAAGCCTTCGGGGGGCTGAACATCCTGATCAACAACGCCGGCGTCATGCTGCTCGGCCCGGCCGAGAGCGCGCCGCTGGACGAATGGGACCGGATGCTGGCCATCAACATCCAGGGCCTGCTCTACACCACCCACGCCGCCCTTCCGCACCTTCTGGACGCGGCCGCGAGTGAGCGCGCCAGCGCGGACATCGTCAATGTCGGCTCACTCGCCGGCCGGGTCCCGATCGCCGGGTCGGCCGTCTACAGCCTCACCAAAACCGGGCTCAACGCGTTCACCGAGGCGCTGCGCCAAGAGGTCACCGGCCGGCACGTCCGGGTGTCGCTGATCGAGCCGGGCCCGGTCGCCACGGAGCTGTTCACGCACATCCGTCCGGAGATCCTCGCGGCCGGCCAGCAGGCGTTCGCCAACGCCACCCTGCTGCACGCCGAGGACATCGCCGACACGATCACGTACGTCGTCACCCGCCCGGCGCGCGTCGTCATGAGCGAGATCCTCGTCCGTCCCGACGGCAGCCAGTGGTGA
- a CDS encoding CGNR zinc finger domain-containing protein, which yields MTEAPGGLRLVQDLLNTAGMPVASLPDLLDETSTAQRWLDGTLRAWARQTGRTTPSISLTEKDLAALRTLRGRVRGWVTGESENDGSLAMAADVSVRDGDLVYGPRGRGAAAITSLVALEALLASRTGELGRLKTCQNPACGAAFYDRSRSGTRVWHDMKTCGNTLNLRASRARRRQSSTA from the coding sequence TTGACCGAAGCCCCCGGGGGCCTGCGCCTGGTTCAGGATCTGCTGAACACGGCCGGCATGCCGGTCGCCTCGCTCCCCGATCTGCTCGACGAGACGAGCACGGCCCAGCGCTGGCTGGACGGGACGCTCCGGGCCTGGGCCCGGCAAACCGGCCGCACGACCCCGTCGATCTCGCTCACCGAAAAAGACCTCGCCGCTCTGCGCACTCTCCGCGGCCGCGTCCGCGGCTGGGTCACCGGCGAATCCGAGAACGACGGGTCGCTGGCGATGGCGGCCGACGTCTCCGTCCGCGACGGCGACCTGGTGTACGGGCCGCGCGGCCGTGGCGCTGCCGCCATCACCTCGCTGGTCGCGCTCGAGGCGCTGCTCGCCTCGCGCACCGGCGAGCTGGGCCGGCTCAAGACCTGCCAGAACCCGGCTTGCGGAGCGGCGTTCTACGACCGGTCGCGCAGCGGCACCCGTGTCTGGCACGACATGAAGACCTGCGGCAACACGCTGAACCTGCGAGCGTCCCGAGCCCGCCGGAGGCAGTCCTCGACCGCGTGA
- a CDS encoding fumarylacetoacetate hydrolase family protein, producing the protein MRWVTYGRHRRAGLVVGELVHGFDVPLIDVLGDLTAAAARTPAEIVPLAGTRLHAPITRPPSVRDFLSFEEHARNATAAFGRSVDPVWYRQPVFYFTNPAAIRGPEDDVPISPGSERFDYEIEVAAVVGRPGADLTPAEAEECIAGYTVLVDWSARDVQQEESRVGLGPAKGKDGATSLGPFLVTPDELADRRDGQGYALRMSAAVNGRPHGGGTWADIRWSFGQMLAYASRGTQLCPGDVVGSGTVGTGCLLELSSLHGPDTYPWLRPGDEVTVEIERLGTVRARITPAPAVLPLEA; encoded by the coding sequence ATGCGGTGGGTGACGTACGGCCGGCACCGCCGGGCGGGGCTGGTCGTCGGTGAACTCGTCCACGGTTTCGACGTCCCGTTGATCGACGTCCTGGGCGACCTCACCGCGGCCGCCGCGCGGACACCGGCGGAAATCGTGCCGCTCGCCGGCACGCGGTTGCACGCGCCGATCACGCGACCGCCGTCGGTACGGGACTTCCTGTCGTTCGAGGAGCACGCCCGCAACGCCACTGCGGCGTTCGGCCGGTCGGTCGACCCGGTCTGGTACCGCCAGCCCGTCTTCTACTTCACGAACCCGGCGGCGATCCGCGGGCCGGAGGACGACGTACCGATCTCACCCGGCAGCGAGCGGTTCGACTACGAGATCGAAGTCGCCGCCGTCGTCGGGCGCCCCGGCGCGGACCTGACGCCGGCGGAGGCCGAGGAGTGCATCGCCGGCTACACCGTTCTGGTCGACTGGAGCGCCCGGGACGTGCAGCAGGAGGAGTCGCGGGTCGGGCTCGGCCCAGCGAAGGGCAAGGACGGCGCCACGTCGCTCGGGCCGTTCCTGGTGACGCCGGACGAACTCGCCGACCGCCGCGACGGCCAGGGTTACGCGCTGCGCATGTCGGCCGCGGTCAACGGCCGGCCCCACGGCGGCGGCACCTGGGCCGACATCCGGTGGTCGTTCGGCCAGATGCTCGCCTACGCCTCGCGCGGCACACAGCTGTGCCCAGGCGACGTCGTCGGCAGCGGCACGGTGGGCACGGGTTGCCTACTGGAGCTCTCGTCGCTGCACGGCCCGGACACCTACCCGTGGCTCCGCCCCGGCGACGAGGTCACGGTGGAGATCGAACGACTCGGCACGGTCCGTGCCCGCATCACGCCCGCACCCGCCGTCCTTCCGCTGGAGGCATGA
- a CDS encoding AMP-binding protein: MMNDWLHEAATADADAAWLLCDRHDPDAVAFRVVAADLSIRSLSYGELADRSRRLATVLRSAGVEAGHRVAVLMGKRLELPVALLAIWRLGAIHVPLFTAFAPDAISARLTASGVRLAISEPGQAAKLEGVAVVSVNDELDARIRAAEPLRDRRPIGGGGQLVELYTSGTTGAPKAVPVPVRALAAFRSYLHYGLDVTEDDVYWNAADPGWAYGLYYAILGPLAHGRANLLVEGGFDPRRTLEVMNRCGVTNFAGAPTMYRALRGVGTARLRRASSAGEPLTPDVTAWAPDALGTEVRDHYGQTEQGMVILNGWHASVRSVVESGSMGRPLPGFTATVLDGQIALDVEASPLMWFEGYVDAPERTRERFTADGRYYLTGDTGRVDENGAFYFTARDDDVILAAGYRIGPFDVESVLVTHPAVADVAVVGAPDELRGEIVVAYVVLADGESPGPTFLAQLQDLVRTRYSAHAYPRQVHVVESLPKTASGKIQRFVLRRGTRSA, encoded by the coding sequence ATGATGAACGACTGGCTCCACGAAGCGGCCACGGCCGACGCCGACGCCGCCTGGCTGCTCTGCGACCGGCACGACCCCGACGCCGTAGCGTTCCGCGTCGTCGCGGCGGACCTCTCGATCCGCTCCTTGAGTTACGGGGAGTTGGCCGACCGGTCGCGGCGCCTGGCGACCGTGCTGCGGTCGGCCGGGGTCGAGGCCGGGCACCGGGTGGCGGTGCTCATGGGTAAGCGGCTCGAGCTACCGGTCGCGCTCCTGGCGATCTGGCGGCTCGGCGCGATCCACGTGCCCCTGTTCACCGCGTTCGCACCGGATGCCATCAGCGCTCGGCTGACCGCGAGCGGGGTCCGGCTGGCGATCAGCGAGCCGGGGCAGGCCGCCAAGCTGGAGGGTGTCGCCGTCGTTTCGGTCAATGACGAGCTGGACGCGCGAATCCGTGCCGCCGAGCCGCTCCGGGACCGCCGTCCGATCGGTGGCGGCGGCCAGTTGGTCGAGCTGTACACCAGCGGCACGACCGGCGCCCCGAAAGCGGTCCCCGTCCCCGTCCGCGCCCTCGCGGCCTTCCGCTCCTACCTGCACTACGGCCTCGACGTCACCGAGGACGACGTCTACTGGAACGCCGCCGACCCCGGTTGGGCCTACGGCCTCTACTACGCGATCCTCGGGCCGCTCGCGCACGGGCGCGCGAACCTGCTGGTCGAGGGCGGCTTCGATCCGCGGCGGACGCTCGAGGTCATGAACCGCTGCGGCGTCACCAACTTCGCCGGCGCCCCCACGATGTACCGCGCGCTGCGTGGTGTCGGGACGGCGAGACTCCGCCGGGCGTCTTCGGCGGGTGAACCACTCACTCCGGACGTGACCGCCTGGGCGCCGGACGCGCTGGGCACCGAGGTGCGCGACCACTACGGGCAAACCGAGCAGGGCATGGTGATCCTCAACGGCTGGCACGCCTCTGTTCGCTCTGTCGTGGAATCCGGTTCCATGGGCCGGCCTCTACCGGGATTCACGGCAACGGTGCTGGACGGTCAGATCGCACTGGACGTCGAAGCCAGCCCGCTGATGTGGTTCGAGGGCTACGTCGACGCTCCGGAGCGCACCCGGGAGCGTTTCACCGCCGACGGCCGGTACTACCTCACCGGTGACACCGGACGGGTCGACGAGAACGGGGCCTTCTACTTCACGGCCCGCGACGACGACGTCATCCTCGCCGCCGGGTACCGCATCGGCCCGTTCGACGTCGAGTCCGTGCTCGTCACGCATCCCGCGGTCGCGGACGTCGCGGTCGTGGGAGCACCGGATGAGCTCCGCGGCGAGATCGTCGTCGCCTACGTCGTCCTCGCCGACGGAGAATCGCCGGGCCCGACGTTCCTGGCCCAGCTGCAGGACCTGGTCCGCACCAGGTACTCCGCCCACGCCTATCCGCGGCAGGTCCACGTCGTGGAGTCGCTGCCGAAGACAGCCAGCGGAAAGATCCAGCGCTTCGTGCTGCGCCGAGGGACGAGATCCGCGTGA
- a CDS encoding response regulator transcription factor, with the protein MRVLIAEDQVLLREGLVQLFTARGHDVVAAVGDAAGVLSTVEAHQPDLLLIDVRMPPTFTDEGTRAALDVKHAHPGIGVLVLSQHVDTTHAPSLVGLGGFGYLLKDRVLAVQEFLAAAQRVADGGSALDPTVVGALMAAHPLSSLSAREREVLELMAEGLNNPAIARRLTVSERTIESHVRHVMLKLDLSESDDGHRRVLAVLAYLRAHPA; encoded by the coding sequence GTGCGCGTCCTGATCGCCGAAGACCAAGTCCTGCTCCGCGAGGGCCTGGTGCAGCTGTTCACCGCCCGCGGACACGACGTTGTCGCCGCGGTCGGGGACGCGGCGGGGGTGCTTTCCACCGTCGAGGCGCACCAGCCCGATCTGCTGCTGATCGACGTCCGGATGCCCCCGACGTTCACCGACGAGGGCACCCGTGCCGCGCTCGACGTCAAGCACGCCCACCCCGGGATCGGTGTACTGGTGTTGTCACAGCACGTCGACACCACGCACGCGCCGAGCCTCGTCGGACTCGGCGGGTTCGGTTATCTTCTGAAGGATCGGGTCCTGGCCGTCCAGGAGTTTCTCGCGGCGGCCCAGCGAGTGGCCGACGGTGGCTCGGCGCTGGACCCGACGGTGGTTGGGGCGCTGATGGCGGCGCATCCGCTCTCGTCGCTGTCGGCACGGGAACGGGAAGTGCTGGAATTGATGGCCGAGGGCCTGAACAACCCCGCCATCGCCCGACGGCTGACGGTCAGCGAACGCACGATTGAGAGCCATGTGCGGCACGTGATGCTCAAACTCGACCTGTCCGAATCCGACGACGGACACCGTCGGGTCCTGGCCGTACTCGCCTATCTCCGCGCCCACCCCGCCTGA